A genomic segment from Lignipirellula cremea encodes:
- a CDS encoding leucine-rich repeat domain-containing protein, whose protein sequence is MRLVTTFLFPLFLNMLPCRRLLLLFVALSACFLIGCGGKQSEHPHRNGGDEDKSEARPSDVEPAEEIQKPWIDGGAAAGWQGLDDFGRLVFRKNSKLVKYEFPAFEVTRNASDLLATAPPPGKPFGLDLSKAKLSDSDLDLLLRFPHLKSLRLPASMGDEAIATVARLEELEHLDLSGTSVTSLGLGKLGQLQELKSLMLADTGTTDDGVAALGSPAALRLLDLARTMVSDQGVKTLASIDTLGSLDLSGCAVTDEGVKAIQDLHDLEILNLSRTSVADDGIVALSSLKRLQWLKVYRTSVTTSGVERLAGKLSNHCRIDH, encoded by the coding sequence GTGCGGCTTGTCACGACTTTCCTCTTTCCTCTTTTTCTCAACATGCTCCCTTGCCGCCGTCTGCTGTTGCTGTTTGTCGCTCTGTCTGCCTGCTTCCTCATCGGTTGCGGCGGAAAGCAGAGCGAGCACCCGCATCGCAATGGCGGCGACGAAGATAAATCGGAAGCAAGGCCCAGCGACGTCGAACCTGCCGAAGAAATCCAGAAACCCTGGATCGACGGCGGAGCTGCGGCCGGCTGGCAGGGGCTGGATGATTTTGGACGCCTGGTATTTCGGAAGAATTCCAAGCTTGTAAAGTATGAATTCCCCGCGTTCGAGGTAACGCGTAACGCCAGCGATCTGTTGGCGACCGCGCCCCCGCCCGGCAAGCCCTTCGGGTTGGACTTGAGCAAGGCGAAGCTCTCCGACTCCGACTTGGATTTGCTGCTGCGGTTTCCCCATTTGAAATCCTTGCGGCTGCCAGCAAGTATGGGAGATGAGGCAATTGCGACCGTGGCCAGACTGGAAGAGCTGGAGCACCTGGATCTCAGCGGCACAAGCGTTACTTCGCTGGGGCTTGGCAAACTGGGCCAACTCCAGGAACTCAAGAGCCTGATGCTGGCCGACACCGGAACGACCGATGACGGCGTTGCCGCGCTGGGGAGCCCCGCCGCACTGCGATTGCTGGATCTGGCAAGAACCATGGTTTCAGACCAGGGGGTAAAAACCCTGGCGTCGATAGATACCCTCGGCAGCCTGGATTTATCAGGCTGTGCTGTCACCGATGAGGGAGTCAAGGCGATCCAAGATCTGCACGATCTGGAAATCCTGAACCTCTCCCGAACCAGCGTCGCGGACGACGGAATTGTCGCGCTCTCCTCGCTCAAAAGACTCCAGTGGCTCAAAGTCTACCGCACGTCGGTGACGACCTCGGGAGTCGAGCGACTGGCAGGGAAGCTATCCAACCATTGTCGGATAGATCACTAG
- a CDS encoding DUF1552 domain-containing protein codes for MSKKTWQIDRRTCLQGAGVSLALPFLDAMSRTARAKETAEPLPKRMCCILFPFGVALPKDDAPDREWGWFPTGEGENYQLTSVLQPLAQHRSRMTIFGGLSHPNCRSMNGHDTGDTWLTGNAFHGATCQNTVSMDQLAAQHLGDHTRFRSVVLSSDGGIGPRTRSTTLSYSAKGQPIPALSEPKQIFQRLFAADGSTAARSLELDNSSSVLDLVLESSRSLHGKIGRQDQVKLDEYLSSVRDVEQRVDRARDWLHTPRPHVDPSVVNLDADPQGPEEYIKAIYDLMYLALQTDSTRLLTYMIGSYGPTIARTFPTAVGLADWHGLAHGAGKEGGPEKIGRFDQFLAKNLAYFLDRLRDTPEQDGNLLDRTLVLYGSSNSRTHQNVNYPLLLAGGNKLGLKHGRYLQYGDDTPMSNLLVTMLQQMGVPVNQFADSTGPLKELLA; via the coding sequence ATGTCGAAGAAGACCTGGCAAATTGATCGCCGCACCTGCCTGCAGGGAGCGGGCGTTTCTCTGGCCCTGCCGTTTCTCGACGCCATGTCCCGGACGGCCCGCGCCAAAGAGACCGCGGAACCGCTGCCCAAACGGATGTGCTGCATTCTGTTCCCGTTCGGCGTGGCCCTCCCCAAAGACGACGCTCCCGATCGCGAATGGGGCTGGTTCCCCACCGGCGAAGGCGAAAATTACCAGCTGACCAGCGTGCTCCAGCCGCTGGCACAGCACCGGTCCCGCATGACCATTTTCGGCGGTCTGTCGCACCCCAACTGCCGCAGCATGAACGGCCACGACACGGGCGACACCTGGCTGACGGGCAACGCCTTTCACGGCGCCACCTGCCAGAACACCGTCTCGATGGATCAACTCGCGGCGCAGCACCTGGGCGACCACACCCGTTTCCGCTCGGTCGTCCTTTCCAGCGACGGCGGGATCGGCCCCCGCACCCGCTCCACCACGCTTTCGTACTCTGCCAAGGGCCAGCCGATCCCGGCCCTGTCGGAACCGAAGCAGATCTTCCAGCGACTGTTCGCCGCCGACGGATCGACCGCCGCCCGCAGCCTGGAACTGGATAACTCGTCCAGCGTCCTCGATCTGGTGCTGGAAAGCTCGCGGTCCCTGCACGGGAAGATTGGCCGCCAGGACCAGGTGAAGCTGGACGAATACCTGTCGTCGGTCCGCGATGTGGAGCAGCGCGTCGACCGGGCCCGCGACTGGCTGCACACGCCCCGGCCGCACGTCGATCCGTCCGTCGTGAATCTCGACGCCGATCCCCAGGGGCCGGAAGAGTACATCAAAGCGATTTACGATCTGATGTACCTCGCCCTGCAGACCGACTCGACCCGCCTGCTGACGTACATGATCGGCAGCTACGGGCCGACCATCGCCCGCACCTTCCCCACGGCCGTCGGTCTGGCCGATTGGCACGGCCTGGCGCATGGCGCCGGCAAAGAAGGCGGCCCCGAAAAGATCGGCCGCTTCGACCAGTTCCTGGCGAAAAACCTGGCCTACTTCCTGGATCGCCTGCGCGATACGCCGGAACAGGACGGCAATCTGCTGGATCGTACGCTCGTACTGTACGGCAGCAGCAACAGCCGCACGCACCAGAACGTGAACTACCCGCTGCTGCTGGCCGGCGGAAACAAGCTGGGCCTGAAACACGGCCGCTACCTGCAGTACGGCGACGACACGCCCATGTCGAACCTGCTGGTCACCATGCTGCAGCAGATGGGCGTCCCGGTCAATCAGTTCGCCGACAGCACCGGCCCACTGAAAGAGCTGCTCGCCTAG
- a CDS encoding DUF1592 domain-containing protein, whose protein sequence is MSLRLRPCCPSKPACIGSAVLVFAALLMAPQFGARAAAAELSPAEVYSQQVKPVLQQHCLKCHGEQKQAADFRLDTLGVDFQAGDAEGWTDVLDRLNLGEMPPPKEKQPSAAQRKLLVDWITGELQQAAAAKRSTGGRVVMRRLTRYEYNNTLRDLLGVDLDYAKDLPPEPPSTEGFLNNGSTLEVSPLQIEYYLAAARRGLSEAIVTGAPPEPIQFRIEKTDTGKIGNGNKGQERADPEYLIGVDPYPRHGAFVLRIKAGAIREEGDPYPRMRVALGFQPGIIHLPRRVVGEVDVTATREEPAVYEFRGRIEDFPQPGPIPFGNAPFQGMVFVIDFFEADGSDAEPFGEQPPKIDLKNVPKPERKKLPSPRLNANYRLAVESAEFQYPADPQWPPASHTRILTPRADDLDDRGYARQVVAAFMERAWRRPVSPEEIEQQLTLFDQVRPRMASFEEALRETLASVLISPNFLYLVEQRTDDDQRELLTDYELASRLSYFLWSTMPDEALLAVAQSGVLHDPAVLEGQVQRMLAAPQANQLAKHFTSQWLNLSALDRVAVNPEFHPEFKDALKPFMQAETQHFFEAVLQQNLSAKNLIDADFAMLNYPLAQHYGVTGPKGLAFEKVALSADDRRGGLLTQGSFLLGGSNGESSHPIKRAVWILDHLLDSPPAPPPPDVPELDPASEDLAGLTLKKQLEIHRKKESCNSCHQGIDPWGIPLESYSAVGLWREDAPDVPVDQASVLPDGSHINGVAELKKYLLQNRREQFARAVVKRLLAYSLGRSLELSDNDAVQQLTTEFLANDMRLQELLVALVQSETFRTR, encoded by the coding sequence ATGTCCTTGCGACTTCGTCCTTGTTGCCCTTCCAAGCCTGCGTGCATCGGCTCCGCTGTGCTGGTGTTTGCCGCCCTGTTGATGGCTCCGCAATTCGGTGCGAGGGCCGCCGCCGCGGAACTTTCTCCGGCCGAAGTTTACTCCCAGCAGGTTAAGCCCGTGCTGCAGCAGCACTGCCTGAAATGTCATGGCGAGCAGAAGCAGGCGGCCGATTTTCGCCTGGATACGCTCGGCGTCGACTTCCAGGCAGGCGATGCCGAAGGCTGGACCGATGTCCTGGATCGACTGAACCTGGGGGAAATGCCCCCGCCCAAAGAGAAGCAGCCCAGCGCCGCCCAGAGAAAGCTCCTGGTGGACTGGATCACCGGCGAGCTGCAGCAGGCGGCCGCCGCCAAACGCAGCACGGGCGGCCGCGTAGTGATGCGACGCCTGACCCGTTACGAATACAACAACACGCTCCGCGACCTGCTAGGCGTGGACCTGGATTACGCCAAAGACCTGCCGCCCGAGCCGCCTTCGACCGAAGGCTTTTTGAACAACGGCTCTACGCTGGAAGTTTCTCCGCTGCAGATTGAGTACTATCTGGCCGCGGCCCGCCGGGGTCTGTCGGAAGCGATCGTGACCGGTGCTCCGCCCGAGCCGATTCAATTCCGCATCGAGAAAACCGACACGGGCAAAATCGGCAACGGCAACAAGGGACAGGAACGCGCCGATCCGGAGTATCTCATCGGCGTCGATCCGTATCCGCGACACGGAGCATTCGTCCTGCGGATCAAGGCCGGAGCCATTCGCGAAGAGGGCGATCCCTACCCGCGCATGCGCGTGGCGCTGGGCTTTCAGCCCGGCATCATCCACCTGCCGCGTCGCGTGGTGGGCGAGGTCGATGTAACGGCCACCCGCGAGGAACCGGCCGTCTATGAGTTCCGCGGACGGATCGAAGATTTCCCGCAGCCCGGGCCGATCCCGTTCGGCAACGCCCCGTTCCAGGGGATGGTGTTCGTCATCGACTTTTTTGAAGCCGACGGCTCCGACGCCGAGCCGTTTGGCGAACAGCCCCCGAAGATCGATTTGAAGAATGTCCCCAAGCCGGAACGGAAGAAGCTCCCCTCCCCCCGTCTGAACGCCAACTATCGCCTGGCGGTGGAGTCGGCCGAGTTCCAGTACCCGGCCGATCCGCAGTGGCCGCCCGCCAGCCATACCCGCATTCTGACGCCGCGGGCCGACGATCTCGACGACCGGGGTTACGCCCGCCAGGTGGTGGCCGCGTTCATGGAGCGAGCCTGGCGCCGGCCGGTGTCGCCGGAGGAGATCGAACAGCAGCTCACATTGTTCGACCAGGTGCGTCCCCGCATGGCCTCGTTCGAGGAAGCGCTGCGGGAGACGCTGGCCAGCGTGCTGATCTCTCCCAACTTTTTGTACCTGGTGGAACAGCGGACCGACGACGACCAGCGGGAGTTGCTGACCGATTATGAACTGGCCTCGCGGCTGTCGTACTTTCTGTGGAGCACCATGCCCGACGAAGCCTTGCTGGCTGTCGCGCAGTCGGGCGTGCTGCACGATCCGGCCGTCCTGGAAGGGCAGGTCCAGCGGATGCTGGCCGCTCCCCAGGCCAACCAGTTGGCGAAACACTTCACCAGCCAGTGGCTGAATCTGTCGGCGCTGGATCGCGTAGCCGTGAATCCGGAATTCCACCCGGAGTTCAAGGACGCGCTCAAGCCGTTCATGCAGGCCGAAACGCAGCACTTTTTTGAAGCAGTCCTGCAGCAGAATCTGAGTGCGAAAAACCTGATCGACGCCGACTTCGCCATGCTGAATTATCCGCTGGCGCAGCACTATGGCGTCACGGGCCCGAAAGGGCTGGCCTTTGAGAAAGTCGCCCTGTCGGCCGATGACCGTCGCGGCGGGCTGCTGACGCAGGGCAGTTTCCTGCTGGGCGGCTCCAATGGAGAATCGTCGCATCCGATCAAACGGGCGGTCTGGATTCTCGACCATCTGCTCGACTCCCCGCCGGCCCCGCCGCCGCCGGATGTGCCGGAACTGGATCCCGCCAGCGAGGACCTCGCCGGTCTCACACTGAAGAAACAGCTGGAAATCCACCGAAAGAAAGAATCATGCAACAGCTGTCACCAGGGGATCGACCCCTGGGGCATCCCGCTGGAAAGTTATAGCGCCGTAGGCCTGTGGCGCGAGGATGCGCCCGACGTCCCCGTCGACCAGGCCAGCGTCCTGCCCGACGGCAGCCACATCAACGGCGTCGCCGAGTTGAAAAAATACCTGCTGCAGAATCGTCGCGAACAGTTCGCCCGCGCGGTGGTCAAACGACTGCTGGCTTACTCACTAGGCCGCTCGCTCGAATTATCCGACAACGACGCAGTACAGCAACTCACGACCGAATTCCTTGCTAACGACATGCGGCTGCAGGAGCTGCTTGTCGCCCTGGTGCAAAGCGAAACCTTCCGCACCCGCTAA
- a CDS encoding Gfo/Idh/MocA family protein has translation MAKPLNIGMIGYGFMGRAHSNAYAKVSHFFPNTHTPVLKALCARNAERGKEFADKWGYESVETDWRKLLERDDIDAVDICTPNNLHKEIAIAAAQAGKMILCEKPLAMDVAEGEQMCEAVEKAGVVNMVWYNYRRVPAVTLAKQLIDEGRLGRIFHYRANFLQDWTISADVPQGGEGLWRLDAEAAGSGVTGDLLAHCIDTALWLNGGMKDVNAMTETFIKERTHQATGEVTKVTIDDACAFMCHFNNGSLGLFESTRYARGHKALYTFEINGEHASISWDLHDLGRLNYFDHKDDSLVRGWHSVHVTDTDMPYMGNWWVPGLQIGYEHSFVHQVADFLKSLETGEPAHPTFRDALETQKICDGVLKSAAERKWVDIK, from the coding sequence ATGGCGAAACCCCTGAATATCGGAATGATTGGCTATGGCTTTATGGGCCGGGCCCACTCGAACGCCTACGCCAAAGTCAGCCACTTTTTCCCGAACACGCATACCCCCGTATTGAAGGCCCTGTGCGCTCGCAACGCCGAGCGCGGCAAGGAGTTTGCCGACAAATGGGGTTACGAATCGGTCGAAACCGACTGGCGCAAGTTGCTGGAACGCGACGACATCGACGCGGTCGATATCTGCACGCCGAACAACCTGCATAAAGAGATCGCCATCGCCGCCGCCCAGGCCGGCAAAATGATCCTGTGCGAAAAGCCTCTCGCCATGGATGTGGCCGAAGGCGAACAGATGTGCGAAGCGGTCGAAAAGGCCGGCGTGGTGAATATGGTCTGGTACAACTACCGACGCGTGCCGGCCGTCACCCTGGCCAAACAGCTGATCGACGAAGGCCGGCTGGGACGGATCTTTCATTACCGGGCCAACTTCCTGCAGGACTGGACGATCTCGGCCGATGTCCCCCAGGGCGGCGAAGGGCTCTGGCGCCTGGACGCTGAAGCGGCCGGTTCCGGCGTCACCGGCGATCTGCTCGCCCATTGCATTGACACCGCGCTCTGGCTCAACGGCGGCATGAAAGATGTCAACGCCATGACGGAAACGTTCATCAAAGAACGCACCCACCAGGCGACCGGCGAAGTCACCAAGGTGACGATCGACGATGCTTGCGCCTTTATGTGCCACTTCAATAACGGCTCGCTCGGCCTGTTCGAATCGACCCGTTACGCCCGCGGCCACAAGGCGCTTTACACATTTGAGATCAACGGCGAGCACGCTTCGATCTCCTGGGATCTGCACGACCTGGGCCGGCTGAACTATTTTGACCACAAGGACGACTCGCTTGTGCGGGGCTGGCACTCGGTGCATGTGACCGACACCGACATGCCGTACATGGGTAACTGGTGGGTGCCCGGCCTGCAGATTGGTTATGAGCATTCCTTTGTGCACCAGGTCGCCGACTTTTTGAAGAGCCTGGAAACGGGCGAGCCGGCCCATCCGACTTTCCGCGACGCCCTGGAAACCCAGAAAATCTGCGACGGCGTGCTGAAGAGTGCGGCCGAACGGAAATGGGTCGACATCAAGTAG
- a CDS encoding YcjF family protein codes for MTDDTYSDALASLEQTFAKMDGCSQAEKDRLAADVANLREMITKMTTGRVEIVLVGEISTGKSALINALVGDTVAGVDVQGGWTKELGPVAWGASNFVVPGLADSSVVLIDTPGLNEVGGADHADLAREAARRADLLLFVTDSDLNETEFTAITALASIHKPMLVVLNKMDLYSAKQRERLHEILAERLRNIVPSSDIVATTADPREVEYVIEGADGSSREEWRKPSQKVEQLKVRILEILEREGLALMALNAAMYASDKSDRIAAIRVQLRDRAATQTIWSYAAMKAVAVGVNPMPVVDILGGSAVDVTMVLTLSHIYGLEMSWKHARGLVTSILTAAGWVMAGEAVTSVLASMFKLATGVFGTLITALPQGAAAGFGSYIVGQAAKYYFEHGASWGGEAPKVVVGRILENTDKESVMNHLKEEIKKKISFNAHSDDAKS; via the coding sequence ATGACCGACGATACGTATTCCGACGCGCTCGCTTCCCTGGAGCAGACGTTCGCCAAAATGGACGGCTGCAGCCAGGCGGAGAAAGATCGACTGGCCGCCGATGTAGCTAACCTGCGCGAGATGATCACCAAAATGACCACCGGCAGGGTGGAGATTGTACTGGTCGGCGAAATCAGCACCGGCAAGAGCGCGCTGATCAACGCCCTGGTCGGCGATACGGTCGCCGGCGTCGATGTGCAGGGCGGCTGGACGAAGGAACTGGGGCCGGTCGCCTGGGGCGCCAGCAACTTTGTGGTGCCGGGACTGGCCGATTCTTCCGTCGTGCTGATCGATACGCCCGGATTGAACGAAGTCGGCGGCGCCGATCACGCCGACCTCGCCCGGGAGGCGGCCCGCCGGGCTGACCTGCTGCTGTTTGTGACCGACTCCGATCTCAACGAAACGGAGTTCACAGCCATCACAGCCCTGGCCAGTATCCACAAGCCGATGCTCGTGGTGCTGAACAAAATGGATCTGTACTCCGCCAAACAGCGGGAACGGCTGCACGAGATCCTGGCCGAACGGCTGCGCAATATCGTACCGTCCAGCGATATCGTCGCCACCACGGCCGACCCTCGCGAAGTCGAATACGTGATCGAAGGGGCCGACGGCTCCAGTCGGGAAGAATGGCGCAAGCCGTCACAAAAGGTCGAGCAGCTGAAAGTCCGCATCCTGGAAATTCTAGAGCGGGAAGGTCTCGCCCTGATGGCTCTCAACGCGGCCATGTACGCCTCCGACAAATCGGATCGCATCGCCGCCATCCGCGTGCAACTGCGCGACCGGGCCGCCACGCAAACGATCTGGAGCTACGCCGCCATGAAGGCCGTAGCCGTCGGCGTGAACCCGATGCCGGTCGTCGATATCCTGGGCGGCAGCGCGGTCGATGTCACCATGGTGCTGACTCTGTCGCACATCTATGGTCTGGAGATGTCCTGGAAACACGCCCGCGGCCTGGTGACCAGCATCCTCACCGCCGCTGGCTGGGTCATGGCGGGCGAAGCCGTGACGAGTGTCCTGGCCAGCATGTTCAAACTGGCGACGGGCGTATTCGGCACCCTGATCACGGCCCTGCCGCAAGGCGCCGCCGCCGGCTTTGGTTCGTACATCGTCGGTCAGGCCGCCAAGTACTACTTTGAGCACGGCGCCTCCTGGGGCGGCGAAGCTCCCAAGGTCGTCGTCGGCCGGATCCTGGAGAACACCGACAAAGAGTCGGTCATGAATCATCTCAAAGAAGAGATCAAAAAGAAGATCAGCTTCAACGCCCACTCCGACGACGCCAAGTCCTGA
- the pyrE gene encoding orotate phosphoribosyltransferase, whose amino-acid sequence MYDKQKLIELVKSLSLKFGDFTLASGKKASFYLDCRKLTLDSEGAAQVAAGMLELLGDDLPDAVGGMAIGADPITAAIITTAHFQQKKLKGFIVRKESKAHGTGRDVEGPVVAGDSVVIVEDVVTTGGSSLQAIEKVVAQGIEVREVIAIIDRLEGGAEAFAAQGYKLRTLLTVRDFGIEPPAQ is encoded by the coding sequence ATGTACGACAAACAGAAACTGATCGAACTGGTGAAATCGCTGTCGCTGAAGTTTGGCGACTTTACGCTCGCTTCCGGCAAAAAGGCGTCGTTCTATCTCGACTGTCGCAAGCTGACACTCGACTCGGAAGGGGCCGCCCAGGTCGCCGCTGGTATGCTGGAGCTGCTGGGCGATGACCTGCCCGACGCCGTCGGCGGCATGGCGATTGGAGCCGACCCGATCACGGCCGCCATCATCACCACGGCCCATTTCCAGCAGAAGAAGCTCAAAGGCTTCATCGTCCGGAAAGAATCGAAAGCCCACGGCACGGGCCGCGATGTCGAAGGTCCCGTCGTCGCCGGCGACAGCGTCGTGATCGTCGAAGACGTCGTCACCACCGGCGGCAGCTCCCTCCAGGCGATTGAAAAAGTCGTCGCCCAGGGGATCGAAGTCCGCGAGGTGATCGCCATCATCGACCGGCTCGAAGGCGGAGCCGAGGCGTTCGCCGCCCAGGGCTACAAGCTGCGAACCTTGCTGACCGTGCGCGACTTCGGCATCGAACCGCCCGCCCAGTAA
- a CDS encoding potassium channel family protein, producing the protein MNLVTGPFQRIITGIVFFVIVCGLAVLGYLWAGWSLMDALYMTVITIFGVGYGEVQPVHSPGLRALTISTIVAGYAAVIYTVGGFVQMLIDGELNKALGARRMTRGIDRMHDHTIICGYGRIGAMLADHLAAAKVPFVVIDQNTERITQAEEKGYLVLQGNAAEEDVLRKAGVARARFLASVLSDDAANLYVTITARELNEGMEILARGENVATERKLLRCGASQVVMPTAIGAARIAQLIRRPSAESLLKSASEHGDLDLELSRIGLQLDELKVQNNSPLVGRTIGDIEIRGNLGFLILALKKADETIDRNPSGDTQLAVGDTVIVLGHQDDIPRLVERYALKKQVYYRGARVDS; encoded by the coding sequence ATGAACCTTGTGACGGGCCCCTTTCAGCGAATCATCACCGGCATCGTGTTCTTCGTGATCGTGTGCGGTCTCGCGGTGCTGGGCTATCTGTGGGCCGGGTGGTCCCTGATGGACGCCCTGTATATGACCGTCATCACCATTTTTGGCGTTGGCTATGGCGAGGTTCAGCCGGTGCACTCGCCCGGTTTGCGGGCGTTGACCATCAGCACCATTGTCGCCGGCTATGCGGCCGTGATTTACACGGTGGGCGGCTTTGTGCAGATGCTCATCGATGGCGAACTTAACAAAGCACTGGGAGCAAGGCGGATGACTCGCGGAATTGATCGCATGCACGACCACACCATTATTTGCGGATACGGGCGCATCGGCGCCATGCTGGCCGATCACCTGGCCGCCGCCAAGGTTCCTTTTGTGGTCATCGACCAGAACACGGAACGGATCACCCAGGCCGAAGAAAAGGGCTACCTGGTGCTGCAGGGGAACGCGGCTGAAGAAGACGTCCTCCGCAAGGCGGGCGTCGCCCGGGCCCGCTTCCTGGCCTCAGTGCTGTCCGACGACGCGGCCAATTTGTATGTCACCATCACTGCGCGGGAATTGAATGAAGGGATGGAGATCCTGGCCCGCGGCGAGAACGTGGCGACCGAACGGAAGCTGCTTCGCTGCGGCGCGTCGCAGGTGGTGATGCCGACTGCGATTGGCGCCGCGCGGATTGCCCAGCTGATTCGGCGGCCCAGCGCCGAGTCGCTGCTCAAGTCCGCCAGCGAACATGGCGACCTGGACCTGGAGCTGTCGCGGATCGGCCTGCAGCTGGATGAGCTGAAGGTCCAGAACAACTCGCCGCTGGTCGGCCGGACCATTGGCGATATTGAGATCCGCGGCAACCTGGGCTTCCTGATTCTTGCCTTGAAAAAAGCCGACGAAACGATCGACCGGAATCCGTCCGGCGACACCCAGCTGGCGGTCGGGGATACGGTGATTGTCCTTGGCCACCAGGACGACATCCCTCGCCTGGTCGAGAGGTACGCGCTGAAGAAGCAGGTCTACTATCGGGGCGCACGGGTCGACAGCTGA
- a CDS encoding tRNA-binding protein, with the protein METITWADFERVELRAGTIVAVEEFPAARKPAYKLKVDFGPELGVRQSSAQITVLYTKEELLGRQILGVVNFPPKQIGPFLSQFLVTGLYREDGAVVLASPEQPVPNGARLA; encoded by the coding sequence TTGGAAACGATTACCTGGGCGGACTTTGAGCGGGTGGAGCTGCGTGCGGGAACGATCGTCGCAGTCGAAGAATTCCCGGCCGCCCGTAAACCGGCGTACAAGCTGAAAGTCGACTTCGGTCCGGAACTGGGCGTGCGACAGTCAAGCGCGCAGATCACCGTGCTGTATACCAAAGAAGAACTGCTGGGACGCCAGATTCTGGGCGTGGTGAACTTTCCGCCCAAGCAGATCGGACCGTTTCTTTCCCAGTTTCTGGTGACGGGCCTGTATCGCGAAGACGGCGCCGTCGTGCTGGCCTCCCCCGAACAGCCGGTCCCCAACGGCGCACGTCTGGCCTGA
- a CDS encoding formylglycine-generating enzyme family protein, translating into MHHPPMKTPHHRQTSLVLLLLAATVVLAGGCSGGPEDPAGTSASKSNSPAGATKAAPAKPAGPPVLTSASTGMELLLIPAGQFDMGAPPTEKGRGHDENPVHRVEISRPFYLGKYEVTRGEFRQVMGRVPPVSLVPVVDPALTGEAAEAAAVATEITAAAIRQTNEAFAPEQERQPVHHVTWYDCVEFCNQLSEKEGLPPYYQLSDVQREEVAEVTSGTYLFGAGEMVVSAQVAILGGVGYRLPTEAEWEYACRARTKTPFHFGRVALGGEANFDAREPYPTTSHVNAKKPGESLGRPAPVGSYPPNGFGLHDMHGNVSEWCNDLYDADYYQRSPARNPMGAQTTAEPSHPLRGGAWIWWPEFCRSAARGSSLPGNRQNNFAGFRVARSLAKP; encoded by the coding sequence ATGCACCATCCCCCCATGAAAACGCCGCACCACCGGCAAACTTCCCTGGTTCTGCTCCTGCTGGCGGCGACCGTCGTCCTGGCGGGCGGTTGTTCTGGCGGCCCCGAAGATCCCGCCGGTACGTCCGCCTCCAAGTCGAATTCTCCGGCAGGCGCCACCAAAGCAGCGCCCGCGAAGCCGGCGGGGCCTCCCGTCCTGACAAGCGCTTCAACCGGCATGGAGTTGCTGCTCATTCCGGCCGGCCAGTTCGACATGGGGGCGCCGCCCACGGAAAAGGGTCGCGGACACGATGAAAACCCCGTGCATCGGGTGGAGATTTCGCGGCCGTTCTATCTGGGCAAATACGAAGTGACGCGGGGCGAGTTCCGTCAGGTGATGGGCCGCGTCCCGCCTGTTTCCCTGGTTCCCGTCGTCGATCCGGCCCTCACGGGCGAGGCCGCAGAAGCGGCCGCCGTCGCCACGGAGATTACTGCCGCGGCCATCCGACAGACAAATGAAGCGTTCGCCCCGGAACAGGAGCGGCAGCCTGTCCATCATGTCACCTGGTACGACTGCGTGGAGTTCTGCAATCAACTCAGCGAGAAGGAAGGGCTGCCGCCTTACTATCAGCTCTCCGACGTGCAGCGCGAAGAAGTCGCCGAGGTGACCAGCGGGACGTATCTGTTTGGCGCCGGTGAAATGGTCGTGAGCGCGCAGGTCGCCATCCTGGGCGGCGTGGGTTATCGCTTGCCGACCGAGGCCGAATGGGAATACGCGTGCCGCGCGAGAACCAAAACGCCGTTTCACTTCGGCCGTGTGGCTCTGGGCGGCGAGGCGAATTTCGACGCCCGGGAGCCGTACCCGACCACCAGTCATGTCAACGCCAAAAAGCCCGGCGAAAGCCTGGGACGCCCGGCCCCGGTCGGCAGCTATCCGCCCAACGGTTTTGGCCTGCACGATATGCACGGCAACGTGTCCGAGTGGTGCAATGACCTGTACGACGCCGACTACTACCAGCGTTCGCCGGCGCGGAACCCGATGGGCGCGCAGACAACCGCGGAACCAAGTCATCCGCTGCGCGGCGGGGCCTGGATCTGGTGGCCCGAGTTCTGCCGCTCGGCGGCCCGCGGCTCGTCGTTGCCAGGCAACCGCCAGAACAACTTCGCCGGATTCCGCGTCGCCCGCAGCCTGGCGAAACCGTGA